The Raphanus sativus cultivar WK10039 unplaced genomic scaffold, ASM80110v3 Scaffold3495, whole genome shotgun sequence DNA window ctccttctaaGCATCCCTCTAGTCTCCACTCCTTTAACACTCGGAACCAAACTCTCCTCATCTCCATCGTCCATTCTTGGTGTCCGACATTCCTTTTTCTCAGTACTAGAACGAAGTAAATCTCTCAAACTATCAACAGCATCATCCAAGATCTTAGCTTGAAAGCAAGAAGAAGCCGTGAACAGAACATCATGCAACCTGTTCACAGGAATATCATCAAACGAAACGACGCCGTAATCTTTCTCCTCCTCAACGAACCCTTCTTCAATGTAATCTTTCCAGTGATAAGGAAACCCTAGGAGAAAACGGTTGCAAAGCTGAGGTGAAAACCCGTTTTGTAAAGAACGAGATCGGTTGATGAAGCCACTGATGGAGACGGTGAGGCCATCAGATGTTTGGAGAGTGGTGCTGTCGTGTCTCGTTGAGATGGTTGCTGATGAAAAGAGTCTGACTTTAGACCCGCCTTTTGATTCGAATCCTGAAACGCCCAGACCCTTGTTGTTGTTTGCCTTCTTTGTTAGCCACCAGTCGGACAAAGAGACGGGCTTTAGGAGGGCTCCGCCGCCGCTGATGGGTGTGATGGACTTGGAGGAGAAGGGCGTCGTGCGGGGAATTGAGTCGGAATTGGGTTTTGGCACAGATCTGGAGCGAGTAGGCGGTGTGGAAACAGGTTCTGGCACTGCTCCCGAGCGAGTACGCGGCGAGGAGCGGCGTGCTGAGACTGGGTGGAGTTTTGACTTCGTTGCCATCACAACTTCCGGAGAAAATCCCgagagaagtaaaaaaaaaagggattatttgtgaaataaccAAAGTTATGGGAAATTAGATTTTTAGCAGgaagatagagagagataggaagagaaatAAGGAGAGAGATGGTGACTTTGGTTAGATAGtgaatttgtgttttttttttggaaaattagaCCTAATTTCCCTAAAAGAAATGGGAGCAAATATCCtatatgtatttgaaaatatgttatttcaatcataaatttggttgaaataaaacataatttttcgataaaccaaaaaaataatttttgttcacAATTATTTTAAGCATAAACTTTTATTGAtcatataattttagttatatcgTTAATCAACtgttataattaattaacaatatatctaaaatgatttttaaagttGATGATTTTTTGGCACAAATACATATCAAcatctattttgaaaaaaaattggatattaacttttataataaattatttagtaaaactaaaattttataaaaattaatattgaagaaattaaaatatattttcgttattttcttcaaaataaaatttaaacaattttaaatagttaaaaaattagTGGTATGTTAATTCTTCGTTATTCTATAGCAACATTTTGGATAAAAAAGTTTTCATTTAAATGCAGAAGAAACCGTGTAACTCATTTATAGaaatcatataaattttgttttgaagatactaattataaaaataaaggaTCAGGAAGAAGTCATCAATCAATaactcttttcattttttttggcGGCAACATAAAAACAGACTCATGTAGCTCTGAGTCCATGTGGACAACAAACGACGATTGTTTCCTTGCACTGCGTGTTAGTTTGTCCGCCTTTATGTTTTGCGTCCTTGGTATATGAATGAGATCCGTATTGGTGAAACTCCTCTTCAAAATCTTAATGTCCTCCAAATAATTTGCAAATGCTGGCCATTCATCTGGTtttgaaaccatcttcaccaattgtgAACAGTCCGTTGCAAAATTAACTGAAAATTGTTTGAGATTTCTCATGCATTCCATCATCCAAATGAAAGATTTTATTTTCGAGTGGAGAGGTGATTGACTCGCCCTTGTATTTATAGCTCCCATCAATCCATCAAAACCTTCAAGAGTGCTATACCACCCTTGGCCTCAAAGAGATTCCCCAATTTTCCATTAACTAACTGTATAACACCACCTGAGGTTGGTAGTATAGATCATGGCTCTGGTCCTGAAGCACCATTTTGATTAGCTCCCTATATAATTGAAGCTTGTGCCTCCGCCCAAAGTATAGATTCCGTTTCTGCCAATTGTAGTGTTTTTTGAGGATCAATATCCAAGTTAATGAAAACTTTATTATTTCGTgtcttccaaatataccatataaTCCATGCATATTGATGATCTTCCAGAGTTTCCCGAAAGCGCCCAGACTTAGGACTGCTGGTGGACATTCAGAAAAACACATGATTAATAGATTCCTTCTGATCTCCACATCTTTCACATGTTGTATCTCCTTGAATTCCCTTTGCTTTTAAATTCTTCTTAACCACTATACATCCCGATTCCAATTGCTAAAGAAAATGTTTCATCTTCGGTGGACACTTGACTTTTCAGCAAAAAGCTTTTAACGGAATAACTGATGGCCCTATATGTGGTTCATTTgagaataaaaaaattgaattaacATTTTACTAGCAAAGTTTTTTTAgagtaaaattataaaacacaatccaaataatattgtatagtTACAAAAATTGATTGTaagtaattattaaaaaaattcataatgattttataactaaatactCAACTAATgatttattaactaattattttagaatataaaggaaaataatagaaattttacttatagaaaatgaaaaacttatatattttagtttgagtTATCTCTTAACTAAAGTTTTATTATTAGTGTTtatagttattaaaatatattttcaatatttaaatttcaatatttttaaaatgttgatttatatatgtgtcaaaaaatcatcaactttaaaatcattttaGGCATACTGTAGTCAACTATAACTGTTGACTAACAATATGACTAAAATGATATGGTCCATAAAAGTTTATGATCAAGGGCCTGACTGGTTTctccgctaccacccgcaaacgcagtttTTTTTGCGGTTGGTAGGCAGTTGacagcgtttcaaaacaatcatacaaaccgTTACAAGTAGCTTCAAACCGCTCTGAACctcttaaaattaaaagctggttccagctagcgtttgcggctGCGGGGCGGTTGCGGAtggataaaaaattaaaaaaacatatttttaaaaaatattttaaaatttaatactaaacattaaaaataaaaaagatatacacattgtatatattagtttaaattcacaaacaatatcataatttgttttataaaaactttacaCTAGCTATtcattagatttaaaaaaaaactaatatacatacatatataaagtgaaacaaaatattctttttaaaatttttaatataaatcttcaaaaaagaatattaaaattataactttcaactaattaaaaaattaaataaataaacataatattattattaatcatattatagaataattattatatcttttatcacaatagtatgttttaatatttttataatgttataatatgtttatattggtaatttattattttaataaacataaGACTGAGGAGTGTATTTATTATCACAATAGGACATAAATTTGTTAGCATAAGACTGAGGAgtgtatttttataaacataaacttTCTTTTGTTGCAGCCTTGCAGGTGATGGATAATAACACATTTGAGTATATTGGCAAAGCAGCACATTGAGACAAGTTTTGTGAAGTTCCAAGCTGAGAAAATGTGGGATCGCATAAATACTTCTTCTACAATTTGTTTTTGCCTTTGTGAAATTATCGATATGTTTAGACTTTAGACCATGTAATTTTTTCAAGAAACATTGATCCAAGTTCTGTTAGTTACTTTATTTGACCTaagtgaaatattattaaattaaaaatgaatgtGTGAAACACAGGGCCGGCTCTGAAAACTGACaaccgaaaaataaaaatttggctCATTAACTTAAGAATTAGTGTAGATGTTCTGCTGAAATTGAAAGTTATTTTCATTTATCATCATGATGATGCGATTGAGTTATCTTGATTGATTGAACCTTTGCTacattatatgatttaatataaaataatggtATTATACTATTCTATCTATAAAAATGAAATCAAATGTTCTTATTCGTTCTCACAAAGTACTTGTTTAGCAtagttttttagtttttcaaatataaaagcTAACTGCACATGAATCTTgataaacaaaatcatatatttatttctttgtaaCTCGAATAAATGATGTTTGAAAATcaagtaaatttataaaaacaaataaaaaagtgaGAGAATGATATATGAAAAAAACAATAGGCAACTctcattttgtttttcaaaaaaaaagttaaatctCATTTTATAATCCTAGATAGAATCTAATTTGAAAATGTTTGATGATGATTTGTGAATTAATTATGCCAAGCTCTTTTACAATGTTTTTTCCTCAAAACATATAACTTCTTTGTATTTTCAGGTCATCAGAGATGATATGATCATTACTTTGATGCCATGTTATGAAAGGGATAAGTACCAAAGAAATGTGGGGTGAATGAAACATGAACTCTCCTTGAGATGCAGAGAAATGTTTCGATTAAGATGGTTTCAATGGAGAAGAGTTGTTGGGTATAAGGacaagtgaagaagaagaagagcctaAGAGATCATACGGTGCTTCTTCAATTCTCGAAGGAGTCGAACACATTTATTTATTCAACTATAATCAGCATGAACTTAGAAAAACATAAAGAGGTCAATGATCCCAAGGGAAAAAGATTTCATGATTGTTTATGGTTTTGGTATTTATCTCAACCGACATTACAAATAATATATCCCCAAGATAACCAATCCTAAACCGCAAAAAAACTTACTGTTCGGACAATAATATACAATACAAAAGGGCTCATGACCTAATACCAAATGCAAAgcatatttttattgttaaaattgtGTAATTGACTAAAAAGTACATAATCAAGAGATCTGAAATCCCACAATTTAAACTAATTTTCAAAGgtaaaaataatcacaaaattCA harbors:
- the LOC108832259 gene encoding protein EMBRYO DEFECTIVE 1674-like, with product MATKSKLHPVSARRSSPRTRSGAVPEPVSTPPTRSRSVPKPNSDSIPRTTPFSSKSITPISGGGALLKPVSLSDWWLTKKANNNKGLGVSGFESKGGSKVRLFSSATISTRHDSTTLQTSDGLTVSISGFINRSRSLQNGFSPQLCNRFLLGFPYHWKDYIEEGFVEEEKDYGVVSFDDIPVNRLHDVLFTASSCFQAKILDDAVDSLRDLLRSSTEKKECRTPRMDDGDEESLVPSVKGVETRGMLRRREEGEASIGERLHRSSKKKRDQ